Proteins from a genomic interval of Clostridium scatologenes:
- the truB gene encoding tRNA pseudouridine(55) synthase TruB translates to MDGILNINKPLGMSSFDVVRKVKTIAKTKKVGHTGTLDPEASGVLPICIGNATKLVDYIMSDYKIYKVELMLGITTDTYDREGKVIKNSPVDLEVEEVKKVIKEFEGNIDQIPPMYSALKVNGQRLYSLARQGIEIERKPRSITIHGINIIDIKLPKVIFEVKCSKGTYIRSLCYDIGERLKCGGTMWNLQRTRTGSFNIECSVDLDKLNVENINEYLISMDRALEKYPAVYIDEKYEKLLLNGVTLKNPVLIENIEMDILYRVYLGKEKFIGIGMKQSFGFKMTKLLIQR, encoded by the coding sequence GTAGTAAGAAAAGTAAAAACTATTGCTAAAACTAAAAAAGTAGGCCACACAGGTACTTTAGATCCAGAAGCTTCAGGAGTGCTGCCTATATGTATAGGAAATGCTACTAAGCTTGTAGATTATATAATGAGCGATTATAAAATATATAAAGTAGAATTGATGTTAGGAATTACCACAGATACTTATGACAGGGAAGGAAAAGTAATTAAAAATTCTCCTGTAGATTTAGAGGTTGAAGAGGTCAAAAAGGTTATTAAAGAATTTGAAGGAAATATAGATCAAATTCCTCCTATGTATTCTGCTTTAAAAGTCAATGGACAAAGATTGTATTCTTTGGCCAGACAGGGAATAGAAATAGAAAGAAAACCTAGAAGCATAACAATACACGGCATAAATATAATAGATATTAAATTGCCTAAAGTGATATTTGAAGTAAAATGTTCTAAGGGTACATATATAAGAAGTTTATGCTATGATATTGGAGAAAGACTTAAGTGCGGAGGCACTATGTGGAATCTTCAAAGGACTAGAACAGGAAGTTTTAATATAGAATGTTCAGTGGATTTGGATAAATTAAATGTAGAAAATATTAATGAATATTTGATTTCAATGGACAGAGCTTTAGAAAAGTATCCGGCAGTTTACATAGATGAAAAATATGAAAAGCTGTTACTTAATGGAGTTACTCTAAAGAATCCCGTGCTAATTGAAAACATAGAAATGGATATATTGTATAGAGTTTATTTGGGAAAAGAAAAATTTATTGGTATTGGTATGAAACAGAGTTTTGGATTTAAAATGACAAAACTATTAATTCAGAGGTAA
- a CDS encoding bifunctional riboflavin kinase/FAD synthetase, with product MIIMEDNFKKYLQYNTYIALGSFDGIHIGHVSLVNKTIKLATRNQAKSMIFTFKNHPLSIINKEIAPKIIMDNSNKIEVLESFGLDIINMANFDKELMMLSPEDFILNLVSHYRAKGIVVGFNNRFGYKNLGDVELLKKLSKKYGFDLCVVDPVKYKSQVVSSSVIRSIISDEGDMKRVNKMLTRPFMLQGDVVKGKQLGRTLGFPTVNLNYDKRFVLPRGGVYYTLVKYEDKFFRGITNVGYNPTVEDNKLSVETHILDFSENIYNKHIKIYFVDRIRDEKKFDSVQFLAEQLKKDKIYAKKQKLEINFKN from the coding sequence ATGATTATAATGGAAGATAACTTTAAAAAATATTTACAGTATAATACATATATTGCACTAGGAAGTTTTGATGGTATACATATAGGACATGTTAGTCTAGTAAATAAAACAATAAAACTTGCAACAAGAAATCAAGCCAAAAGTATGATATTTACTTTTAAAAATCATCCACTTAGTATTATAAATAAAGAAATAGCACCTAAGATTATTATGGATAATTCTAATAAAATAGAAGTTTTGGAGTCTTTTGGTCTAGATATAATAAATATGGCTAATTTTGATAAAGAACTTATGATGTTATCACCAGAAGACTTTATATTAAATTTAGTAAGTCATTATAGAGCTAAAGGCATAGTAGTAGGATTTAATAATAGGTTTGGATATAAAAATCTTGGTGATGTGGAACTGTTAAAAAAATTAAGTAAAAAATATGGCTTTGATCTTTGTGTGGTTGATCCAGTAAAATATAAATCTCAAGTAGTTAGCAGTTCAGTCATAAGAAGTATTATCTCTGACGAAGGTGATATGAAAAGGGTAAATAAAATGCTTACTAGACCTTTTATGCTACAAGGTGATGTAGTTAAAGGAAAGCAATTAGGAAGAACATTAGGATTTCCAACTGTAAATTTGAATTATGATAAAAGATTTGTACTTCCAAGAGGTGGTGTTTATTACACTTTAGTAAAGTATGAAGATAAATTTTTTAGAGGAATAACTAATGTGGGATATAATCCAACTGTAGAAGACAATAAATTGAGTGTAGAAACCCATATATTAGATTTTAGTGAAAATATATACAATAAGCATATAAAAATATATTTTGTGGATAGAATAAGAGATGAAAAAAAATTTGATTCTGTTCAATTTTTAGCTGAACAGCTAAAAAAGGATAAAATATATGCAAAAAAGCAAAAATTAGAAATTAATTTTAAAAATTAA